AATTTGCCGAAAAACTGATGGGCGAAAGACGCGGCAGTATCGTCGCAATAGATCCACAGAGCGGAGAAATTCTGGCGTATGTCAGCACGCCGACGTTCGATCCGAACCTCTTTGTTGACGGGATTGATGCCAAAACCTACAGACAACTGCTTAACGATCCGAACCGGCCGTTCATCAACCGCGCGATAAACGGCCAGTACCCTCCGGGTTCGACCATCAAGCCGTTTGTCGCTCTGGGTGCCATCGAAAACGATTACATTACGCCGACCAAAAAGGTCTACGATCCCGGCTATTTTGAGTATAAGGGGCATCGATACCGTGATTGGAAACGCTGGGGCCATGGCTTGGTCGATATGCACAAAGCGATTGCCCAGTCCTGCGATACCTATTTCTACGAACTCAGTCTCGACATGGGAATCGATGCCATCCATGACGCCATGGCCCCATTCGGTTTCGGCGAGCGCAGCGGAGTGGATATCCCCGGCGAATCCAAAGGAATTCTTCCCTCGCAGGAATGGAAACGCGCGGTCAAAGGCAAACCATGGTATCGCGGTGAAACGATTATCTCCTCGATCGGCCAAGGCTACCATCTCTCTACGCCACTTCAATTAGCACGCGCCACCGCGATCCTGGCTAACCGAGGTAAACAGATTACACCTCATCTATTGCAAAAAATGCAGGATGAGTTCGACGCGCCCATGCAGATCGAAATCAAAAAAATCGAAAACTGGGAAAAAGTTATCCAGGGCATGGTCGCGGTCATGCACGGCAAAACCGGAACCGCGCGCCGTTACGGTGCCGATCTGCCTTTTACCATGGCAGGCAAAACCGGAACAGCACAGGTTTTCAGCTTGAATGAAGCAGACTATGATGCCGCCAAACTGGACAAATCGTTGCATGACCACTCGCTGTTTGTCGGCTTCGCGCCAGTCGAAAGACCGCGCATTGCCGTAGCCGTCATCGCCGAAAACTCCGGAAGCGGCTCGAAAACTGCGGCGCCGATCGCCGTCAATGTGATAAAACGTTATTTAAGACCGGATCTGCCCCTCACGCCGATACCGGCAGAAGCAGGATATGACCGATGAAAATAGTCGATCAAAGCGAACAAATGTATCGTAGAAACCGCGGTTTCCTGAACCGTCTTCACCTCGACGGCCTATTGCTTCTTGGCATACTGCTGCTTTTGAGCACCAGCGTCGCGGTCGTTTACAGCGCCTCGGGCGGCGATTGGGATGTAACCCAGCGACATATTATTCGTGTCACTTTCGCTCTCGGGTTAATGGTGCTTTTTGCGCAGATTAAACCTTCGCTGATCTTCCTGTTCACCCCTTTTCTGTTTCTGTTTGCTCTGGCACTGCTGATAGCGGTGCCACTTGTCGGGGAAATCGGCAAAGGCGCCCAGCGCTGGCTGGAGTTCGGGCCGGTTCGCTTTCAGCCATCGGAATTGATGAAAGTGGTCCTGCCGATTATGGTCGCCTGGATTTTCGCCCACAGCAGCTATCCACCGAGTTACCAGCGCATCGTATCAGCTCTTTTGGTCATCGCGATCAGCGCCGGACTGATCGTCATTCAGCCGGATCTGGGGACCTCCCTATTGATTGCCATGTCCGGTCTATTCGTCATTTTCTTTGCCGGGCTGCCGTGGAAACTGATTTTCGGCGCTCTGCTGCTGGCAGCAGCCAGTGTTCCGATCGCTTGGGAATATATGCATGACTACCAGAAGCAGCGCGTTTTAACCTTTCTGAACCCCGAGTCCGATCCTTTAGGCGCCGGCTACCATATTATTCAGTCGAAGATCGCTATCGGCTCCGGAGGCATTGAAGGTAAAGGCTATCTGGGCAGCACTCAGGCGCATCTGGAATTTCTTCCGGAAAGTACCACTGACTTTATTTTCTCGGTGCTTTCCGAAGAGTTTGGACTGATCGGCGTCATTCTGTTACTGGCCATGTATCTGTTCGTTATCGGTCGCGGACTCTATATTGCCGCCAGCGCACAGGATCAATTTACCCGCCTGATCGCCGCCAGCCTAACGATGATTTTCTTCGTCTATGTCTTCGTCAATATCGGCATGGTCAGTGGGTTGCTGCCGGTTGTCGGACTTCCGCTTCCGCTGATCAGTTACGGAGGTAGCTCGCTGGTTACGCTGATGATCAGCTTCGGAATCATGATGTCGATTCAGACCCACCGTAAGATGTTAACCGAGTAAGCAAACTCGACTTTTTACGCTTCAAGGGTTTTGTCATTAATGCACTGAGGTTGCATTTAGGTTTTGCGACAAAATATGGTAAATTAGCAAACAATTTTATTATTGATATCCGAGCCTTCGCGCCGGCTGTCATTTCTTTTCTACTTTTTAGAAAATTGAGAAAATCTGAATACTATGCATTACACACAAGCTTTTAGCACCTATTTGCGCCTCTTCTTTTTAAGTCTGACGGTTCTTTTCACACCGCAGAGCATGGCTACGCCGGTTGCCGACGCGCTTGCTGCACCGGTTCCGCACGTCGTGCCTTCTCCTCCGGAAATCGCCGGTAATGCCTACCTGTTGATCGACTTCAACAGCGGCCGCGTTCTGGCGGAAAAGAAATCCAATGACCGTGTAGAGCCGGCCAGTCTGACTAAAATCATGACCGGCTATGTTGTAATCAACGAACTGCGCAACGGCAATATGAAAATGGACGACATGGTTACCATTTCCAAAAAAGCGTGGAAAATGCCTGGCTCGAAAATGTTTATCGAAGTCGGCAAGCAGGTTTCGGTTCGCGACCTGATCAAGGGTATGGTTATCCAGTCCGGTAACGATGCCAGCGTCGCTCTGGCCGAGCACATCGCCGGCAGCGAAGAAGTTTTTGCGCAGTTGATGAACAAGTACGCCAAATCTCTGGGCATGACCAATACGCACTATGTCAACGCGACCGGTCTGCCACACCCTGAGCACTACACCACCGCTCACGACCTGGCTATTCTGACTAAAGCATTGATCCAGAACTTCCCGGACGAGTACAAGTGGTATTCTGAAAAGAAATTCACTTTTAACGGCATTACACAATACAACCGCAATAAACTGTTGTGGCAGGACGAGACGGTTGACGGCCTGAAAACCGGTCATACCGAAAGTGCCGGTTTCTGTCTGGTCTCTTCCGCCAAACGCGACGAAATGCGTCTGGTCAGTGTGGTTCTTGGAACCAGCAGTGCCAACACCCGTATTCAGGAAACGCAAAAGCTACTTAACTACGGTTTCCGTTTCTTTGAAACACACAAACTGTACAACGCTTTCCAGCGTCTTAAAGACGTAACCATCTGGGAAGGGAATCGCGACTTGGTCGGCCTTGGCTTGAGCAACGACCTGTATGTCACCATCCCTCGCGGGCAGTACAAAAACATCAAGATCGACACCTTGGTCGAGCCTACTATCAAGGCTCCGGCCAGCCAAGGCGATGAACTTGGTTCACTACAGATCACGCTAGGCGGTGAAGAAGTCGCTAACCGACCTCTGGTCGCTTTAGATACCGTCGAAGAAGGTTCTTTCTTCAAGAAACTGATCGACCAGCTGAAGTTGACTTTCAAGTCTTTATTCGGTAACGAAGCCTGATAGAGAAAGATCCTTTTAGGATACCGTCAGTCTGAAACGGTAGCGGCGCAGGCCGCACTTGCAGAACCCCATACAGAGTCGCGATCCTTAAAAGGTCGCGACTTTTTAGTTGCTGACGCTAAAATATAAGCATTTCAACCAGCCAACCAGAAGCGGATTTTGTTGATCTGAGTGGCGAAGAATACAGAGAACACCTATGACAAAAGATTTACACACTCCCGATAGCGAAACGCTGATTGAATTCCCGTGTGACTATAAACTCAAAGCAATGGGCCGCAACCATGACGAGTTTATCGATCTGGTGTATGAAATTACCTGTAAATACGCACCCAATACACCGCGGGAAAATATCTATATCAATAACTCGAAAGGCCAAAAATTCATTTCGGTGAATATTACCTTCTATGCTACCTGTATCGAACAGATTCACGGCATTTACGGTGACCTGAAAAAGCATCCTGAAGTCCTGATGACCCTTTGATCGCCACGTTATGGACTTGATTGTCAAACAACTCGGCCGGCAGGACTATCAAACAACCTGGCAGGCGATGCAGGCGTTTACCCAGCAACGCGGCGAAGAGACCCCGGATGAATTGTGGATCGTCGAACATTCTCCGGTTTACACTCAGGGGCTCAACGGCAAGAGCGAACACCTGCTGCGCCCAAACCCGGAAATCCCGGTTGTGCAAACCGATCGTGGCGGCCAGATCACCTATCACGGCCCTGGACAGCTGGTGATCTATATTCTCGTAGACCTCAAACGACGCAAGCTCGGTGTGCGTGCACTGGTCAGCATTATCGAAAACGCCATTATCGAACTGCTTGCGACCTTTCATATCGAAGCCGTAGCCCGTGCCGATGCGCCCGGAGTCTATGTCAACGGACAAAAGATCGCCTCGCTCGGTCTGAAAATCCGCAAGCAGAAGAGTTATCACGGACTGGCATTGAATGTCGATATGGACCTCACCCCCTTTCAGGCAATTAATCCTTGCGGTTTGCTTGGTATGCAAATGGCGCAACTCAGCGATTTCGTCACAGCTGCACAACGTCCTGAACTCAGTGAGTTAGGAGCCCATCTGTGCCGTATTCTGCAACAGCAACTGGATGCCGGCGCCCCCACAGGCACTCAGTAAAACTGCGTGGATTTCTTAAAACTTTACGGATGGCTTATAATAGCTGCCTTTCTAGCGAACACGAGTGAAAACTTATGTCTCAACCGCCGCAGCGACAAGAGATTACTATCGAGCAAATCGGCTCTATAAAAGAGCGCAATGCCGCTATGCCCAAAGGGCAGTACAAAACCAAATCTCTGAAACACCGCCCGGACCCGAATGCGGAAAAGCTTAAAAAACCGCGCTGGATTAAAGCCCAGTTACCGAAAGCCAAAGACATTCACCGTATTCGCGAATTAAAAAACATCATGCGTGAGCAGGGTTTACACAGTGTCTGTGAAGAAGCCTCCTGCCCGAATCTGGGCGAGTGTTTCGGGCACGGCACGGCTACCTTTATGATTATGGGCGACATCTGTACCCGTAAATGCCCTTTCTGCGACGTTACCCACGGCCGCCCGAAACCGCTTAATCAGGAAGAGCCGGCCCATCTGGCGCGCACGGTTAAAGCGATGGGATTGAACTATATCGTGATCACTTCGGTTGACCGCGACGATCTACGCGACGGCGGCGCGCAACATTTTGTCGACTGTGTCCACGAGCTCAGAGAACAATCGCCAAACACCAAAATCGAAACACTGGTACCGGATTTCCGCGGCCGTCTCAGCGTGGCCTTGGAAACCCTATCCAAACAGCCGCCGGATGTCCTCAACCATAATCTGGAAACCATTCCTCGCCTATATGAGGAAGCGCGCCCAGGTGCCGACTACCAATCGTCACTGGACCTGCTGAAACGTTTCAAGGAAATGCACCCGGAAGTGAAAACAAAATCCGGTCTGATGGTCGGCCTTGGCGAAAGCATGGAAGAGTTGTTGCAGGTCATGCGTGATTTGCGTGCTAACAATGTTGAAATGCTAACCGTCGGCCAATATTTACAACCGAGCAGTTATCATTTGGCGGTCAAAAAGTACTGGACGCCGCAAGAGTTCAAACAGGTTGAAGAAGCCGGTTACGAAATGGGCTTCGAGAATGTGGCATCCGGCCCGATGGTCAGATCGTCCTACCACGCCGATCTGCAGGCCAAAAACGATAACGGCAAACAAGATATTCAATTCAATGCGCTTTAATTTTGGAATAAAATCATGGCACAAGATGTAATTCAGCGTTTTCTATTTAAAGAACACAGTATTCGCGGGCAGGTAATCCAGCTGGACGAAGCCTGGCAAAAGATGACCCATGATCGCCACTATCCTGAGGTAATCAGTCAACTGTTAGGCGAACTGACCGCGGTCAGCGTTATTCTGGCCAGCGGTCTGAAACACGACGGCAAGATCACCTTGCAGATTCAAGGCAAAGGTCCGGTCAACCTGCTGGTGGTTGAAGTAACCCATGACTTCAAACTCCGCGGAGTGGCTAAAACCTCTCAGCCAATCGAAAATCAGAAGACAATGGATGAACTGCTTGGTAATGGACAGATACTGGTCACACTGGAAAATAACCAGACCAACAGTCACTTCCAGAGCTATGTTCCTCGTGAAGGTGACACGGTAGCGAAATGTTTTGAAACCTTCTTCCAACAATCCGAACAGCTGCCTTCCAGATTATGGCTGGCCGCTGACGAGAATCAGCTTGGCGGCCTACTGTTGCAGAAAATGCCGGATACCGACAACAAGGATGCTGACGCCTGGGATCGCGTCAGCCATCTGGCGGAAACGGTCAAAGATGAAGAATTGATGCAATTGCCGAGCGAGGAATTGTTGCATCGCTTGTTCCATGAAGAAACCGTCGAACTTTTCGAAGGCAATACCGTTGTCTATGAATGTCCGCAAGACAAATCACGTGTCGATGATATGCTGCGTAAACTCGGTGAAGAAGAAGTTCGCGAAATGCTCGAAGAACAGGGAGAGATCGTTATTCACAATGAGATCTGTAACTATCATATCCGCTACGATGCCGAGGATGTTGATGCCCTGTTTGCAAAACACGAAACACTACAATAATCGATCCTGCCCTGAATCCATCGAGGGCAAGGCAAACAAAAAAACCGCTGCAGGATTTTCCCGCGGCGGTTTTTTATTACCGGAAAAGCGTTGTCCCGGCAAAGCCGAACACTGACAAACGAATTTATTCTTCCAGTTTGCGCGTAAAGACCCAGTCGGTTTCATTCGACATTTCCGGCTCAAATTTATAACCCTGATAATCGAAATATTTAAGCCCTTCGGCTTCCTCCAACTTGTGATCCGCCGCATAACGCGCCATCAGACCGCGCGCCTTTTTCGCATGGAAGCTGATAATCTTATATTTACCACCTTTCCAATCCTTGAAAATCGGCGTAATGATCCGTCCATTCAACGCTTTTTTATCAATCGCTTTGAAATACTCATTCGACGCCAGATTTACGATTGTCTTGCTGCCCTGCGCTTGCAGATCCCGGTTCAGAGACTCGCTTAATTTCGCCCCCCAGAACTGGTATAGATCCTTACCTTTATGGTTAGCGAACTTGGTGCCCATTTCCAGACGGTATGGCAACATCAGATCACACGGTTTCAAGAGCCCGTAAAGACCGGACAGGATACGTAGATGATTCTGCAGATAATCGATCGACTCCTGATCCAGGCTGTACGCATCCAGCCCCTGATAGACATCCCCTTTGAAAAGCCATGCCGCCTGCTTTGCTCTATCTTCAGCAAACGGATAAGCCCACTCCTGAAATCGCTGGTAATTCAACTCGGAAAGTTTTTCGCTGATGCTCATCAGTTGGCCGATCTCCACCGGTCCAAGCTGCTGCAGCTGCTCAATCAGCTCCTTGGCTTCCTCAGCAAACTGAAACTGGGTCGCGGTCGCAGTCTGAACCGGCGTCTTTTCATCCAGCGACTTGGCCGGAGAAACAAGCATTAACATGGTGAACTCCTGAAAAAATTAACGGGGTAGAAAAATTCGCTGATAAAAAACCCAGCACAAGGCCGGGTTAGAGCGAAGCTGGCAACGCTTTACTTATCTTCCGGAAGAACCAGGTTCAGCTCCAGAACCTCGAAACCGTTCTCTTCATCAATTGAGATCTTCAACTGATCCTGATCGATTTCAACGTATTTAGCAATTACCTGCAAAATTTCATCACGCATTTTCGGCAGATAGTCCGGCGCTTTGGATTCCGTTCTTTCATGCGCTAAAAGGATCTGCAAGCGATCCTTTGCCAGATTTGCAGACTTCTTTTTTCGTTGCCCGAGTAGATAGTCTAGTAAAGCCATAATTATTTTTTCCCGAATAGTTTATTAAGGAAGCCTTTCTTCTCTTCAGTCAGGAAACGGTGCTCCTTCTCTTCACCCAAGAAACGCTCAACAATATCCAGGTACGCCTGAGCCGCATCGGAGTTGTCGTTCAAAACAACAGGCTCACCCGAGTTTGAAGCATTCAATACTTCCTGTGATTCAGGGACTACACCCAATAGCTTGATGCTTAGCAGGTCGATAACGTCATCATGCGACAGCATTTCACCGGCATTGACTCGGCCAGGGTTATAGCGGGTTAGTACAAGATGCTCGACAACCGGATCATCACCCTTCTCGGCACGGCGCGATTTGGCTTGCAGAATCCCCAGAATACGGTCGGAATCGCGCACTGAAGAAACTTCCGGGTTGGTCACGACAATCGCCTCGTCCGCGAAATACAGCGCCAGCTGAGCGCCCTTCTCGATACCGGCCGGAGAGTCACAGATAATGTAGTCAAAGCCGTCCGCTTTAAGCTCTTCGATGACTTTCTCAACGCCTTCCAGTGTCAAAGCGTCTTTATCACGAGTCTGTGAAGCGGCCAGAATATACAGACCTTCAACACGTTTATCTTTAATCAATGCCTGTTTAAGGGTCGCTTCACCCTGCACGACATTGACGAAATCGTAAACTACGCGGCGCTCGACACCCATAATCAGATCCAGATTACGCAGACCTACATCAAAATCGATAACCGCAACCTTGTTGCCTTTCAGCGCCAGCGCCGTTGAAATGCTCGCGCTCGTCGTGGTTTTACCGACTCCGCCCTTTCCAGAAGTGACCACTATGACTCTTGACACTCTAAACTCTCCTAATCTCTGATTAATCTTAATAATCAACTATTTAAAATTAAATATGGTTTATCACCAATTGTTCTTGTTGTAATTTGACTTCAACCAGACCGTTGCCTTTGAACTCTTCGGCAATGTCGTCCGCCAGCTGATAAACACCGGCGATGCAAACCAGTTCCGGATCCAGCTGCTTGGCAAAAATTTTCGCCTCCATTTCACCGGATGAACCGGCAATCGCCTTGCCCTGCATTTTACCGAAAACGGTGATATTACCGTCAGCAATAATCTCCGCACCCGGATTGACCGACCCCAAAATAATCAGGTCGCGGTCTTTCGCATAAACCTGTTGTCCGGAACGCACCGCACGCTCGATCACCAACGCAGACTTCAATCCGCCGTCGTCCAATACCACAGGTGCATAATTCTGTTGCTCTTGCGCCGCCTGCTGGTCAGCGGCCGGCTCTTCTTTTTTCTCTTTGGTCGTCGGACGACGCGTATCTTCCGGGAAAATTGCCAGACCGGCGAAGTTCGCCTGACTCTGAATCATCGGATCCTGCGAACGCAATCCGATCGGAATCATCTGCAACTGATGCAGGTACTCAACCAGCAAGGCGAGAAAAGTCGGATCGCTGATTTCAATTTTAGGTTCGAGAATGATCGGAATTCCGACAAAGAAACTCGGTGCCTGCTCGATCTTTCTGGCCAGAGCCGCTTTGGTTTCATTAATATCCGCTGAGTGGAGATGCAGAACGGTAAGAGAGAGTACCGAACCTTTTAATTCTATGACTTTTTCAGACATTCGTTATGACTTTATCGTTTTTGTTTATATGTATTTTTATATGCATTGGATCTGCTACCGATAAACATCTCAACAGTATCCTATCAGGCTGCCCTGACGCCGCTGAAAGCGACTTGTTCGATGTTTTTCCTAACGGGAAAATCGCTCGCGAATCGAGGTTACGAGACCCGCTGTAAAACCTTGCGAAACATCTCGCACTGATTTTAGATTTTAATTGCCGTAAATACTACCTTATGGCAGAAATAAGCACCGATTTTCGCACAAAATAGATTAAGGGGTAATCCCCGCGCCTTCCAGAAAGTGTTTCAAACGGGTGACATCCCCTTTATCACTCAGCTCGTGTCCGTGATGCGGCAGACTGATAATCAACTCCGCATGGCCGACACGAATGCGCGCTTTACTCGCGGTCGTATAGTCGATTTCGGCACCGTAATGCTCCAGAGTCGCAGCCAGCTTTTTCCAATCCAGATTGGTCGCAATCGGATGCGCAAAAACCTTACGCAGCATATTTTTATGTTTCTGACTCATCTCCGCCTCCTTAAGATCTGCGATAGCGTCGCCACTCTCTCAACGCTCTGGTACTACACATCATAGTCGATCTATCGCAAATTACGTTGCAGCAGGTCAATTTCCTTCTCACTCAGGTGGCGCCACTGCCCCGAAGCCAGACCACTTAGCGGCAAACCGGCGAACTCGACACGCTGCAGACGCAGAACCTGCAGCCCGACCTGTCGACACATACGTCGAATCTGCCGGTGCAACCCCTGCTGCAATACTATCTGCAGAATATTCGGCGCCAGCAGGGAAACACTGCAAGGCAAGGTCTTTTGTTCGCCTAACAGCATGCCGTCCGCCAACTGTCGTTGCTGCGCTTCGCTGACGACTTTATCGACAGTGACCAGATAAATTTTGTCCTTACCCTGACGCTTGTGCAGCAGAGCATCGGCAAACTGCCCCTGGTTGGTCAAAAGCAGCAAGCCTTCCGAATCTTTGTCCAGACGTCCGATCGGAAGCCAGTGCGACGGCAGAGCAAGCCCTGCATCGATCAAGGCTTGCGTCAGATTCCCCTCAACCTCGTGCGCTTTTGAACAGACCACGCCTCTGGGCTTGTGATAAAGCACAAACCAGCTCTCGGGAAGAAAATTGGCGACCGGACGGCCTGCGACACGAATCTGATCCGCTTCGGAAACCTGCATCCCCAACTCGGCCGGAAGACCGTTTACTTCGACTTTACCGGATCTGACCAAGCGGTCGGCCGCACGGCGGGAGCAGACTCCGTAACGACTGAGGTATTGATTAAGGCGCAAAACCGCTCCTTAGGCGTCAGGACATAAATGCTGCTGAGCTTCCTGCAACCGATCCAGCGTACCGATATCCGACCAATAGCCATGAAACACTTCGCCGTCGAGCAGCTGCTTGTTCATTGCCGCCCTAAGAATCGGTGCCAGCGCAATAAAATCGACTTTCATCCCGGAAAACAACTGCGGCTTCAACACGCTCAACCCGGCAAACGTAAATTCGCCCTGTTCACTCACTAGTCCGTTATGCAGGCCGAAATCCCCCTTGGCATTGAACGCCGGGCTCGGTACAAGCGTTAAATGCCCCATTTTTCCGGAAGACTGTTGCAGTTGGCGTGCAGACTGCACCAAGCAGTTAAAGTCATAGTCACAGTAAACATCGCCGTTAATCAACAAAAACGGCTCTTCGCCCAGTTTCGGCAATGCATTAATAATCCCCCCAGCCGTTTCCAGACCGCCTTCGGGTTCGGGCGAATAATCGATTTCCAGCCCCCAACGCTCTCCGTTTCCCAAACCCTCTTCAATCTGCTGGCCAAGCCAGGCATGATTGATCACCACTTTACGGATTCCGGCAGCCGCCAATTTCCGCAGATGATACTCGATCAAAGGCACGCCACACAGCGGCACCAGCGGTTTGGGAAGTTTATCGGTTAAGGGACGCAGACGGTTACCGCGTCCGGCGGCCAGAATCATCGCACACGGAATAAACGCGTTTACCTCACTCATGAGGCCGCCTTGGATGAGGCGACCGCTGAAAATTCGCGATTCAGTTTTTCCACTTGCGGAAGCCACTGGTTTTCGATCCAGCCGACCAGAGGGCCCATTTCCTTGTAGCTCGATCCCACGGAAACGATATATTGCAGAGTCTGCGGAATATCGTGCAGATAGCCTTCCTTACCGTCACGATGCCAGAGACGGGCAAAAATCCCGGAAGCCTTAAGATGTCGCTGAATACCCATCAAATCGAAAGCACGCTGAAAATCATTCCATTGCCCCTTATCCAGAACCTGGTACTGACACAATTCCAGGAAGTAGGCTCGCAGCCACTCTTCAACCTGCTCCCGAGGCCAGGCGATATAGCAGTCGCGTAACAAAGAGACAGCGTCATAGGTCAAAGCGCCGTTAACCGCATCCTGAAAATCGAGAATACCCGGATTGCGTCCCGGCGCAAGCATTAGGTTGCGACTGTGATAGTCTCTGTGCACATAAGTTTGCGGCTGTTGCAGCGCAGAATCGATCAGGTACTGCTTCATCTCCTGCCACTGCGCTTTTTGCAGTTTATCGAATTCGCGGGTCA
The genomic region above belongs to Thiomicrorhabdus xiamenensis and contains:
- a CDS encoding pseudouridine synthase: MRLNQYLSRYGVCSRRAADRLVRSGKVEVNGLPAELGMQVSEADQIRVAGRPVANFLPESWFVLYHKPRGVVCSKAHEVEGNLTQALIDAGLALPSHWLPIGRLDKDSEGLLLLTNQGQFADALLHKRQGKDKIYLVTVDKVVSEAQQRQLADGMLLGEQKTLPCSVSLLAPNILQIVLQQGLHRQIRRMCRQVGLQVLRLQRVEFAGLPLSGLASGQWRHLSEKEIDLLQRNLR
- a CDS encoding aminoglycoside phosphotransferase family protein translates to MDERFQQICDWLEQLPILQGRTFSEPVPASSDASFRRYFRIELSAPFSEPSSEELGYHNDRLIIMDAPPQHEDCRPFIDVAQTLQEIGLNVPKVLDQDLQQGFLLLTDLGSTTYLSELQNVDESRVDELYRQALSALVRLQSRSRQEAQRLPNYDSELLNREMDLFPDWLGEKHLTREFDKLQKAQWQEMKQYLIDSALQQPQTYVHRDYHSRNLMLAPGRNPGILDFQDAVNGALTYDAVSLLRDCYIAWPREQVEEWLRAYFLELCQYQVLDKGQWNDFQRAFDLMGIQRHLKASGIFARLWHRDGKEGYLHDIPQTLQYIVSVGSSYKEMGPLVGWIENQWLPQVEKLNREFSAVASSKAAS
- the minC gene encoding septum site-determining protein MinC, translating into MSEKVIELKGSVLSLTVLHLHSADINETKAALARKIEQAPSFFVGIPIILEPKIEISDPTFLALLVEYLHQLQMIPIGLRSQDPMIQSQANFAGLAIFPEDTRRPTTKEKKEEPAADQQAAQEQQNYAPVVLDDGGLKSALVIERAVRSGQQVYAKDRDLIILGSVNPGAEIIADGNITVFGKMQGKAIAGSSGEMEAKIFAKQLDPELVCIAGVYQLADDIAEEFKGNGLVEVKLQQEQLVINHI
- the murU gene encoding N-acetylmuramate alpha-1-phosphate uridylyltransferase MurU; this translates as MSEVNAFIPCAMILAAGRGNRLRPLTDKLPKPLVPLCGVPLIEYHLRKLAAAGIRKVVINHAWLGQQIEEGLGNGERWGLEIDYSPEPEGGLETAGGIINALPKLGEEPFLLINGDVYCDYDFNCLVQSARQLQQSSGKMGHLTLVPSPAFNAKGDFGLHNGLVSEQGEFTFAGLSVLKPQLFSGMKVDFIALAPILRAAMNKQLLDGEVFHGYWSDIGTLDRLQEAQQHLCPDA